The Candidatus Tumulicola sp. genome contains a region encoding:
- a CDS encoding DUF3553 domain-containing protein, with product MLLETEILSDVQAAAIRHTDGPVLIFAGAGSGKTRVLTHRIAHLVRELGVAPWSILAVTFTNKAAGEMKSRLAKLIADDARDLWVGTFHSMCVRILRADGSKIGIGPRFAIIDETDRRQQIKEILDDLGYDDRQLTVGACLAEIDKAKNALVSPEQFAERATSFSAERIANVYTEYRRRLAASNALDFDDLILRTIELLEHDRATREKYQRRFQYVLVDEYQDINAAQYRFVALIASHHGNITVVGDDDQSIYSWRGSDYRMILRFEDDFAGAKIFKLEENYRSTQRILDAANALVHNNKTRAAKKLFTRRTGGDAISVYPAQTERDEARYVVEKVKELVRDGSAYRDFLVLYRTNAQSRVFEEAFLADGIPYRVVGGVGFYERTEIKDVIAYLRYILNPSDALAFKRIVNVPRRGIGQQTLSALVHHANQANVSVGEAVLSPELLRLAVPKKLRELERFGELIAEFRKRTESSSVVDLIAGVMEESGYVRELQSEETHDARARLENLQELVTVAREYEANDAEPTLAGFLSNVALVSDLDTLDEDASYVTLMTLHSAKGLEFDSVFMTGLEEGVFPHTRALSDVDELEEERRLAYVGVTRAMQRLFFTFAFRRALYGNTYAYPKSRFLDEIPGLEFLEADSVALARPAGGRWREVAIHESAGAGIHLGLAIGDHVRHPKWGEGAISNIVGAGGDGLVTIDFPNVGQKMLMLKYAPLEKI from the coding sequence ATGCTCCTCGAAACCGAAATCCTTAGCGACGTTCAAGCCGCTGCTATCCGACATACGGATGGCCCGGTTCTTATTTTTGCGGGAGCCGGCAGCGGAAAGACGCGCGTTCTCACGCATCGTATCGCGCATCTCGTACGTGAACTTGGTGTCGCTCCATGGAGCATTCTCGCCGTAACGTTCACCAATAAAGCCGCCGGCGAGATGAAATCGCGCCTCGCAAAGCTGATCGCCGACGACGCGCGAGACTTGTGGGTTGGAACGTTCCACTCGATGTGCGTCCGCATTCTGCGCGCCGACGGTTCGAAGATCGGTATCGGTCCGCGTTTTGCGATCATCGACGAAACCGACCGCCGCCAGCAGATTAAGGAGATTCTCGACGATCTCGGCTACGACGACCGCCAGCTGACCGTTGGCGCGTGTTTAGCCGAAATCGACAAGGCAAAAAATGCGCTCGTCTCGCCGGAACAGTTCGCCGAACGTGCGACGTCGTTTTCCGCCGAACGCATTGCCAACGTCTACACCGAATATCGTCGCCGCCTCGCGGCATCGAATGCGCTCGACTTCGACGATCTGATTTTGCGGACGATCGAGCTCCTCGAGCACGATCGCGCGACGCGTGAGAAGTATCAGCGACGCTTCCAGTACGTACTGGTCGACGAATACCAAGACATCAATGCCGCACAGTATCGATTCGTAGCGTTGATTGCCTCGCACCACGGCAACATCACCGTCGTCGGCGACGACGATCAGTCGATCTATTCTTGGCGTGGCAGCGATTACCGGATGATCCTTCGATTCGAAGACGACTTTGCGGGCGCCAAGATTTTCAAGCTCGAGGAAAATTACCGCAGCACGCAACGCATCCTGGACGCCGCGAACGCGCTAGTACATAACAACAAGACGCGCGCGGCGAAAAAGCTGTTCACCCGCCGGACGGGTGGCGACGCCATCAGCGTGTATCCGGCCCAGACCGAGCGCGACGAAGCGCGTTACGTGGTCGAAAAAGTGAAGGAGCTGGTTCGCGACGGATCTGCCTACCGCGACTTCTTAGTCTTGTATCGTACGAACGCACAATCGCGCGTGTTCGAAGAGGCCTTCCTGGCCGACGGCATTCCATACCGCGTCGTCGGGGGCGTCGGGTTCTACGAGCGTACCGAAATCAAGGATGTCATCGCATATCTTCGCTATATTTTGAATCCATCCGATGCGTTGGCGTTCAAGCGGATCGTCAACGTACCGCGCCGCGGCATCGGGCAACAGACGTTGTCGGCTCTGGTGCACCACGCAAATCAAGCCAACGTTTCGGTCGGCGAAGCGGTGCTCTCGCCCGAACTTTTGCGCCTTGCCGTCCCGAAGAAGCTACGCGAACTCGAGCGGTTTGGAGAACTCATCGCGGAGTTTCGTAAGCGCACCGAATCGTCGAGCGTCGTCGATCTCATCGCCGGCGTTATGGAAGAATCTGGATACGTTCGCGAACTGCAATCCGAGGAGACGCACGACGCGCGAGCACGCCTCGAAAACTTGCAAGAGCTGGTTACGGTCGCGCGCGAGTACGAAGCGAACGACGCCGAGCCGACGCTGGCAGGTTTTCTGTCGAACGTCGCGCTCGTTAGCGACCTCGATACCCTCGACGAGGACGCGTCCTACGTGACGTTGATGACGCTGCATTCGGCCAAGGGCCTCGAATTCGATAGCGTCTTCATGACGGGTCTCGAGGAGGGTGTATTCCCGCACACTCGCGCGCTCAGCGATGTTGACGAACTGGAAGAAGAGCGCCGCCTGGCGTACGTCGGAGTGACGCGCGCGATGCAGCGGTTGTTCTTCACGTTCGCGTTCCGTCGCGCACTGTATGGCAACACCTATGCCTACCCGAAATCGCGGTTCCTCGACGAGATCCCGGGCTTGGAGTTTCTGGAAGCCGATAGCGTGGCATTGGCGCGTCCCGCTGGTGGCCGTTGGCGCGAAGTCGCGATTCACGAATCGGCCGGCGCGGGCATCCATCTCGGATTGGCCATCGGCGACCACGTGCGTCATCCGAAGTGGGGCGAAGGTGCGATCAGCAACATCGTCGGTGCCGGCGGCGATGGTTTGGTCACCATCGATTTTCCGAACGTGGGCCAGAAAATGCTCATGCTAAAATACGCCCCCCTCGAAAAAATCTAG
- a CDS encoding glycosyltransferase family 4 protein, whose translation MFPPRALFLGSFPPRECGIATFTKDVVDSYNRAFGITSDVVAIDEPGGEMRRYGPEVVARLSEEDRFSYAQVADFINRHPADLLNVQHEYGLFGGERGEWLMDLLRALEKPVAVTMHTVLPEPDETMLRVTRELCASASRIVSLSETGRGLLETVYGIDPELLRVIHHGVPDVPFTNTDAAKASFGIGQRVLITTFGLISRGKGLEYAIEAMRDVVRRHPETLYLILGATHPVVRRQEGESYRETLQAKIREYGLQYNVQLVDKYMEFDELVSYLSATDIYLTPYLNPDQIVSGTLAYAVGCGKAIVSTPYLYAQELLAHNRGFLCEFRDSPSIAKRLNMLLDDPELRRATERRAYRFGRQMTWPHVAGEYANVFLELAPPEPMTLVSSA comes from the coding sequence ATGTTTCCGCCGCGCGCGTTATTTCTAGGCTCGTTTCCGCCGCGTGAGTGCGGCATCGCGACGTTTACCAAGGACGTTGTCGATTCGTACAATCGAGCGTTCGGGATCACCAGCGACGTCGTCGCGATCGACGAACCCGGCGGTGAGATGCGGCGTTACGGACCCGAGGTCGTGGCCCGGCTTTCGGAAGAAGATCGCTTCAGTTACGCTCAAGTAGCCGACTTCATCAATCGCCATCCGGCGGATCTCTTGAATGTCCAGCACGAATACGGGTTGTTCGGCGGAGAACGCGGCGAATGGCTCATGGATCTGTTGCGAGCGCTCGAGAAGCCGGTCGCGGTGACGATGCACACCGTGCTGCCCGAGCCCGACGAAACGATGTTGCGCGTTACCCGCGAATTGTGCGCTAGCGCTTCGCGAATTGTTTCGTTGTCCGAAACGGGCCGCGGCTTACTCGAAACCGTGTACGGTATCGACCCCGAACTACTGCGCGTCATTCATCACGGCGTGCCCGACGTGCCGTTCACGAATACCGACGCGGCCAAGGCGTCGTTCGGTATCGGTCAGCGCGTGTTGATCACGACGTTCGGGCTGATCAGTCGCGGCAAAGGTTTAGAGTACGCCATCGAGGCCATGCGCGACGTCGTTCGCCGCCATCCGGAGACGCTCTACTTGATCCTCGGCGCGACACATCCGGTCGTTCGCCGGCAAGAAGGCGAATCGTATCGCGAAACGCTGCAAGCGAAAATTCGCGAGTACGGACTACAATACAACGTGCAGCTCGTCGACAAATACATGGAGTTCGACGAGTTGGTGAGTTATCTGTCCGCGACCGATATCTATCTTACGCCGTATTTGAACCCGGACCAGATCGTTAGCGGAACCTTAGCCTACGCCGTCGGTTGCGGCAAAGCCATCGTTTCCACGCCGTACCTGTACGCGCAAGAACTGTTGGCGCATAATCGCGGCTTCCTGTGCGAATTCCGCGACTCGCCGTCGATCGCAAAACGCTTAAACATGTTGCTCGACGATCCCGAATTGCGCCGCGCCACAGAACGGCGCGCGTATCGATTCGGCCGGCAGATGACCTGGCCGCACGTGGCCGGCGAATATGCCAACGTGTTCCTCGAGCTGGCCCCGCCCGAGCCGATGACGTTGGTTTCGTCGGCATGA
- a CDS encoding NDP-sugar synthase, producing the protein MQAIVLVGGEGTRLRPLTYGTPKPMVPIMNVPFLARTMQRLCEAGIRDVILPAGYLPQSIVDYFGDGSHLDMKITYVIEETPMGTAGAIKNVEQHIKGRFFMLNGDVLTSLDLPAMLRYHEQKGGIGTLHLIRVDDPSAFGCVAHDADGLVSAFVEKPPRDQAPTNDINAGTYLLEREILDLIPPNRNVSIERETFPQAIAAGKRLYGYTTNDYWLDIGRPEHYLTAHTDVLAGVLAMGVGPGIHGFGAASLEGLPGIVAPVYAGADVVVDPTAQVGPNVVLGHGCSIGPHAVIRDSVLWERVSVGPSATIEETIIASGVTIGPGARIGRGSVIGHDVTVEPGLVLQEGSRVGEPNVDSSRTT; encoded by the coding sequence GTGCAGGCGATCGTCCTGGTGGGTGGCGAGGGAACGCGTTTACGTCCGCTGACGTATGGCACGCCCAAACCGATGGTTCCGATCATGAACGTGCCGTTCTTGGCGCGAACGATGCAGCGCTTATGTGAGGCCGGCATTCGCGACGTCATTCTGCCGGCCGGATATTTGCCGCAGTCGATCGTCGACTATTTCGGCGACGGTTCGCACCTCGACATGAAGATCACGTACGTGATCGAGGAAACGCCGATGGGCACCGCCGGCGCGATCAAAAATGTGGAGCAGCACATCAAAGGCCGGTTCTTCATGCTCAACGGCGACGTGTTAACCAGTCTCGATTTGCCGGCGATGTTGCGTTACCACGAGCAGAAAGGCGGCATCGGAACGCTGCACCTGATCCGCGTCGACGATCCGTCCGCATTCGGTTGCGTTGCCCACGACGCCGACGGTCTGGTATCGGCCTTCGTCGAGAAACCGCCGCGCGATCAGGCGCCGACCAATGACATTAACGCGGGCACGTATCTGCTCGAGCGCGAGATACTCGACCTGATACCGCCGAATCGCAACGTTTCGATCGAGCGCGAAACCTTTCCGCAAGCGATTGCTGCCGGCAAACGGCTGTATGGCTACACAACCAATGACTACTGGCTCGATATAGGACGTCCCGAACACTACCTCACGGCGCACACCGACGTGCTTGCCGGCGTGCTGGCCATGGGCGTCGGGCCGGGTATTCACGGCTTCGGAGCCGCTTCGCTCGAAGGCCTGCCCGGCATCGTCGCGCCGGTGTATGCCGGCGCCGACGTGGTCGTCGACCCGACCGCCCAAGTCGGTCCGAACGTCGTACTCGGCCATGGCTGCAGTATCGGTCCCCATGCCGTCATCCGCGACTCGGTCTTGTGGGAACGGGTCAGCGTCGGGCCCTCGGCGACCATTGAAGAAACGATTATCGCGAGTGGCGTGACGATCGGACCGGGCGCCCGGATCGGGCGCGGCAGCGTCATCGGGCACGACGTAACCGTCGAGCCTGGCCTGGTGTTACAGGAAGGCAGCCGAGTAGGCGAGCCGAACGTCGACAGCTCTCGGACCACATAG
- a CDS encoding HNH endonuclease signature motif containing protein, with product MDKRRKYDWAAIQAYYDQGHTYYDCIRVFGFSSAAWQKALARGEITTRVRKWSIEQVIRAAKGRTHLKLRLLHAGLLEPRCYRCGIDTWRGKPLSVQIDHINGVRNDNRLANLRMLCPNCHSLTPTYGYRKRTK from the coding sequence ATGGATAAGCGACGGAAGTACGACTGGGCAGCCATACAAGCGTACTACGACCAAGGCCACACGTACTACGACTGCATTCGCGTGTTCGGCTTTTCGAGCGCTGCTTGGCAGAAGGCACTAGCACGCGGCGAGATTACGACGCGCGTTCGCAAATGGTCGATCGAACAGGTCATTCGGGCTGCGAAGGGCCGGACGCACCTCAAGCTTCGACTACTCCACGCCGGATTGCTCGAGCCGAGATGTTACCGTTGCGGAATCGACACGTGGCGGGGCAAGCCGCTCTCCGTGCAGATCGACCACATCAACGGAGTTCGAAACGATAACCGTCTCGCGAATCTCCGTATGCTGTGCCCCAACTGCCACAGCCTCACTCCGACCTACGGGTATCGTAAGCGAACGAAGTAG
- a CDS encoding alpha/beta fold hydrolase, which translates to MESFRNLSKEAAILFVHGMGGSNGDWGDFPQFLVNEPRLANWDVFAVSYATSKRFDFGFWADDPDLEKASLALQTRVDHAPLQQYKSLALITHSMGGLISQRVALNDRMSSRIGHLFLFGTPSTGTERAQYLTFAKHQIRDMKPGSEFLTHLRSEWTTKFEGALPFHVHAVAGERDAFIELESVLDPFPSDAGKVIPGDHRTMVKPVSKDDLSVRIIVDSLCGGSVVRSTLDSAAVSIEHRRYQEVIDSFLHVAESLDNSTLVELSLALDAQGRASEALSILQQYAHTTDAKGTLAGRYKRRWLLKGAESDWERAHSLYDAALAEAQTVGDPNQVLYHAINVAFLEVMKAPAASAVPNSAAAHAELALQAAESAYRDKWREATIGEARIILGDFEGALAAYQSARNMSASAREFESMYGQAVSLVRLRYDDSSVRRLNAVFGPADA; encoded by the coding sequence TTGGAATCATTTCGCAATCTTTCCAAGGAAGCAGCCATTTTATTTGTGCATGGCATGGGAGGTTCGAATGGCGACTGGGGCGACTTCCCGCAATTTCTTGTGAATGAACCGCGACTCGCAAACTGGGATGTTTTCGCTGTTAGCTATGCTACGTCGAAAAGGTTCGATTTTGGATTCTGGGCTGACGACCCGGATTTAGAGAAGGCTTCTCTCGCATTGCAAACCCGCGTCGACCATGCGCCACTCCAACAATACAAGTCCCTGGCGCTGATTACACATAGCATGGGCGGCCTCATATCTCAACGGGTCGCGCTAAATGATCGTATGTCAAGCCGTATAGGGCACTTGTTCCTCTTTGGAACGCCGAGTACGGGGACGGAAAGAGCTCAGTATTTAACTTTCGCGAAGCACCAGATCAGGGACATGAAGCCGGGCAGTGAATTCTTAACGCACTTGAGATCTGAGTGGACGACAAAGTTCGAGGGCGCACTCCCCTTTCATGTCCATGCAGTCGCCGGAGAGCGGGATGCGTTTATTGAACTCGAATCGGTTCTAGATCCGTTTCCGTCGGACGCCGGCAAAGTGATTCCAGGCGATCACCGAACGATGGTTAAGCCCGTATCAAAAGATGATCTCAGTGTAAGAATCATTGTCGACTCCCTTTGCGGCGGCAGCGTGGTGCGGAGTACCCTAGATAGTGCCGCCGTAAGCATTGAGCACCGACGATATCAAGAGGTCATCGACTCTTTCCTCCATGTAGCTGAGTCACTTGACAACAGTACATTAGTGGAGCTGAGCCTTGCCCTGGACGCCCAGGGCCGAGCATCGGAGGCTCTAAGCATTTTACAGCAATATGCACATACCACCGACGCGAAAGGTACACTCGCCGGACGCTACAAGCGGCGGTGGCTGCTGAAGGGCGCCGAGTCGGATTGGGAACGCGCGCATTCGCTTTATGATGCTGCACTTGCTGAGGCTCAGACGGTTGGCGATCCGAACCAAGTACTATACCATGCCATTAATGTTGCCTTTCTTGAGGTAATGAAAGCGCCTGCGGCGAGCGCGGTACCAAATTCCGCGGCCGCGCATGCTGAGCTTGCGCTCCAAGCTGCAGAGAGCGCTTACCGAGATAAGTGGCGCGAGGCAACGATTGGAGAGGCTAGAATCATCCTGGGCGACTTTGAGGGGGCCCTCGCGGCATATCAGTCGGCCCGAAATATGTCAGCATCGGCACGCGAATTTGAGTCCATGTATGGTCAAGCCGTTTCGCTAGTGCGACTACGCTACGATGATTCGAGCGTGCGAAGGCTAAACGCCGTCTTCGGGCCAGCGGACGCGTGA
- a CDS encoding TIR domain-containing protein has protein sequence MVILTKITGVDDSARAKGSPRSSKYVIEPRPAETEGSCIAGILTRVPDLIKCFTKGERTMPRTKVFVSYDHSEDVHYKRLLQAWDANNDFDFDFDSRGPDVKIDSADAVVVKSTLTKMMMTATHLLVLVGEKTSTSKWVNWEIERAMKDDIKLKLAAVKLQKDNAAPIGILAVGTSWATSFERDRVVEALKSAKNTYQP, from the coding sequence ATGGTGATTCTGACTAAAATTACCGGCGTGGACGACTCGGCCCGAGCCAAAGGGTCCCCAAGGTCAAGCAAGTACGTCATCGAACCTCGCCCCGCGGAAACGGAGGGCTCTTGCATTGCAGGGATTCTCACACGTGTCCCAGATTTGATTAAGTGTTTTACAAAAGGAGAGCGTACCATGCCCAGGACTAAGGTTTTTGTTTCGTACGACCACAGCGAAGACGTGCACTATAAGCGATTGCTCCAAGCTTGGGATGCCAATAACGACTTTGATTTCGATTTCGACAGTCGCGGTCCGGATGTTAAAATCGATAGCGCGGACGCAGTTGTCGTTAAGTCTACATTGACGAAAATGATGATGACAGCCACTCATCTGCTCGTGCTTGTAGGCGAGAAAACCTCTACAAGCAAATGGGTAAACTGGGAGATTGAACGCGCAATGAAAGACGATATAAAACTAAAGCTCGCCGCGGTCAAATTGCAGAAAGACAACGCCGCGCCCATAGGGATTCTTGCTGTCGGAACATCCTGGGCGACGAGTTTTGAACGCGATCGGGTCGTTGAGGCGCTCAAGTCGGCAAAGAACACCTATCAACCTTGA
- a CDS encoding abortive infection family protein — protein sequence MNEFREWMVGCVLRKIDDEFSAAGITLAPTSSVVVHGQRRSQIELYYASLDLTKPTDAEKLLAVFENIILSATTATQSGSADLIAWIEKDGYVYEGGRLRRRSPTGMRATADKVAAATSGSIHTDIRRIEDSIDRDPALAIGSAKELIETVCKTILEAKGISYSKASDLSELVKAATKALQLAPEDIPSAAKGADLIKRTLHSLAAVAGSIGELRSLYGTGHGKSASTRGLQPRHARFVVGCASTLVTFLWDTFEARPNA from the coding sequence TTGAACGAGTTCCGAGAATGGATGGTTGGATGTGTGTTGCGTAAGATCGACGACGAATTTTCAGCCGCCGGCATCACCCTCGCGCCGACATCTTCGGTAGTGGTTCATGGTCAGCGGCGCAGCCAAATCGAACTTTATTATGCGTCACTCGATCTGACGAAGCCAACCGACGCGGAAAAACTCTTAGCAGTTTTCGAGAATATTATATTGTCGGCAACAACTGCAACTCAGTCAGGTTCGGCCGATTTGATAGCATGGATCGAGAAGGATGGTTACGTATACGAAGGCGGTCGACTTCGACGACGGAGTCCGACCGGAATGCGCGCGACGGCCGATAAGGTTGCGGCAGCCACTTCCGGGAGCATCCACACCGACATCCGGCGGATCGAAGATTCGATCGATCGCGATCCAGCGCTCGCAATCGGTTCCGCCAAAGAGTTGATCGAAACCGTCTGCAAAACAATTCTCGAAGCAAAAGGTATATCATACTCTAAGGCCAGCGATTTAAGTGAACTTGTCAAAGCGGCAACCAAGGCGTTACAGTTGGCTCCAGAGGACATACCGAGCGCCGCGAAGGGTGCCGACTTGATTAAACGTACGCTGCACAGTCTTGCCGCCGTCGCTGGAAGTATTGGCGAGTTGCGATCTTTATACGGCACCGGTCACGGCAAAAGCGCAAGCACGAGGGGCCTTCAGCCACGGCATGCGCGCTTCGTAGTTGGTTGCGCTTCGACGCTGGTGACATTCCTATGGGACACGTTTGAAGCTCGGCCGAACGCATAA
- a CDS encoding FAD-dependent monooxygenase, which yields MKEVDLVALRSERRNGTINGDNPQVIVVGAGPAGMMLALLLSRSGVSVTVLEQATTFAREFRGELLQPGATRILNDLGLRERILSLSSGFPAGLDIQYDRKTVRFDFPRPDELSKGGGVAIIPQKQFLEALATEASRQAGFEIVMGCSVRDLLFDAHGVVGVRAQLYNGESLTLRAPLVVACDGRFSAVRRAAGIEMRAKSIPFDLLWFSTPIPTGLPNRVYVRITRNQLFGSFASRNNRMQVGWLIHKGEYARLRTQPFGETVDRIVSHVPVQLSDSVRRALRGWNDLSLLPVVSQMAERWSQPGMLLLGDAAHPMSPAGGQGINVAIYDAVVAAARLLPAIKDGASLEDVARSFERERRPSIIVTQRLQNVFTSALCTLGPSAAVRFATLFIRAGARVSWHPRFVRKALDRLLWGNPQVRADRGPWQRR from the coding sequence GTGAAAGAGGTCGATCTCGTAGCGCTCCGCTCGGAGAGACGCAACGGCACCATAAACGGCGATAACCCGCAGGTCATCGTCGTCGGAGCCGGCCCGGCGGGGATGATGCTGGCGCTCCTCCTGAGCCGCAGCGGTGTTAGCGTGACGGTTCTCGAGCAGGCGACGACGTTCGCTCGCGAGTTCCGCGGAGAATTACTTCAGCCGGGAGCTACGCGGATCTTGAACGACTTGGGGTTGCGCGAGCGCATTCTTTCGCTGAGCAGCGGCTTTCCGGCCGGCCTCGATATTCAATACGATCGAAAAACTGTGCGCTTCGACTTCCCCCGCCCCGATGAGCTGTCGAAGGGCGGTGGTGTCGCAATCATTCCTCAGAAGCAGTTCCTGGAGGCGCTCGCAACGGAGGCATCCCGACAAGCCGGTTTCGAGATCGTAATGGGTTGCTCGGTGCGCGATCTATTGTTCGATGCACACGGGGTAGTCGGAGTTCGCGCGCAATTGTATAATGGCGAGTCGCTCACACTCCGCGCTCCTCTCGTCGTCGCTTGCGACGGACGCTTTTCAGCGGTCCGGCGTGCGGCCGGAATCGAGATGCGCGCCAAATCCATCCCATTCGATCTGTTGTGGTTTTCGACGCCCATCCCGACTGGTCTCCCGAATCGCGTGTACGTTCGGATAACGCGCAATCAACTCTTCGGTTCGTTCGCCAGTCGCAACAACCGAATGCAAGTCGGATGGCTCATCCATAAAGGCGAATATGCCCGGCTTCGTACTCAACCGTTTGGGGAGACTGTAGATCGGATCGTTTCGCATGTGCCGGTTCAGCTCAGCGATTCCGTCCGACGGGCTCTGCGGGGCTGGAACGACCTCTCTCTGTTGCCGGTGGTGAGTCAGATGGCAGAGCGGTGGTCGCAACCAGGGATGTTGCTTCTCGGCGACGCGGCCCATCCGATGTCACCTGCCGGTGGGCAGGGCATTAACGTAGCGATCTATGACGCCGTCGTCGCGGCAGCCCGGCTCCTTCCGGCGATCAAAGATGGAGCGTCGTTGGAGGATGTTGCGCGTTCGTTTGAACGGGAACGGCGTCCGTCCATCATCGTTACGCAACGGCTTCAGAACGTGTTCACTAGTGCTCTCTGTACGCTAGGGCCTAGTGCCGCGGTCAGGTTCGCAACTCTGTTCATTCGAGCTGGTGCGCGCGTTTCGTGGCACCCACGATTTGTTAGGAAAGCCCTCGATCGGCTCTTGTGGGGCAATCCGCAAGTTCGCGCGGATCGCGGGCCATGGCAACGCCGCTAA
- a CDS encoding VOC family protein: protein MLLAMFDHISIAVYNLDRAIAFYDAAFAPLGVRRLWTVADAAGYGYEGADEPFAVKQIPDSVEIGSNNATHVAFRASDRETVKAFHASALLHGGIDEGAPGLHPEYGSGYFAAFVRDPDGNRLEAVLHEAR from the coding sequence ATGCTGCTCGCTATGTTCGACCATATCTCTATTGCCGTCTACAACTTGGATCGTGCGATAGCGTTTTACGACGCCGCATTCGCGCCACTTGGTGTCAGGCGGCTGTGGACTGTCGCTGACGCGGCGGGATACGGATACGAGGGCGCCGACGAGCCGTTCGCCGTCAAACAAATTCCAGACTCAGTTGAGATTGGCTCGAACAATGCAACTCACGTAGCTTTTCGTGCATCAGACCGCGAGACCGTGAAAGCCTTCCACGCCAGCGCCCTGCTGCACGGAGGAATCGACGAAGGTGCCCCAGGGTTACATCCAGAGTATGGGTCCGGATACTTCGCGGCCTTCGTGCGGGATCCGGACGGGAATAGACTTGAAGCGGTTCTCCATGAAGCGCGCTAG
- a CDS encoding antitoxin Xre-like helix-turn-helix domain-containing protein: MVTVADVARLLGGKAGIGRTVHTFADFGSAIAAGFPSAALQHVLSSSEVTATEISDWLRIPVRTLMRLKERERLPADESDKLYRFVYIVAVAQKALGNRDRGTSGLRRENGALGGAIPVRLISTEPGFRAVEQVLGRIDYGAVS, translated from the coding sequence ATGGTTACAGTCGCGGATGTCGCCCGCCTGTTAGGCGGTAAAGCGGGAATAGGACGAACGGTTCATACGTTCGCGGACTTTGGCTCAGCTATTGCGGCGGGGTTCCCGAGCGCCGCATTACAGCACGTGCTGAGCAGCAGCGAAGTTACCGCAACGGAGATCTCCGATTGGCTTCGCATTCCCGTACGGACGCTCATGCGCCTCAAAGAGCGAGAACGGCTTCCAGCCGACGAAAGCGACAAACTCTACCGCTTCGTGTATATCGTTGCAGTCGCCCAAAAGGCACTGGGCAACCGCGATCGCGGTACAAGTGGCTTACGGCGTGAGAACGGGGCCTTGGGTGGGGCTATTCCAGTTCGGCTGATTTCGACAGAGCCGGGCTTTCGTGCAGTGGAGCAAGTTCTCGGCCGAATCGACTATGGCGCGGTAAGTTGA
- a CDS encoding DUF4126 domain-containing protein, with protein sequence MDGGGYAMAYGLSTAAGIRPCLMLAISAWLMHDGTLHPAAAFAWLGQDGVCILLSLLAFVEFAGDKIPVLDHLLHLLHFGAKPIAAVLVAGGTVHFHDARSMHEATEGALMVASAANAVGLHFILATARGFTTTFTFGAVNPIVSVVEDILCVVAIAAAILVPIAAAVVAVMLTLVSVRFIRAFFRLVREHRMRAAENAAGMEIGPLI encoded by the coding sequence ATGGATGGCGGCGGCTATGCTATGGCGTACGGATTAAGTACGGCGGCTGGAATTCGACCTTGCCTTATGCTTGCGATTAGTGCTTGGCTAATGCACGACGGTACGCTTCACCCCGCAGCAGCATTCGCTTGGCTCGGCCAGGATGGTGTATGCATCTTGCTTTCTCTGCTGGCCTTTGTCGAATTTGCGGGTGACAAAATTCCGGTTCTAGATCATTTACTTCATTTGCTGCACTTCGGAGCTAAACCGATCGCTGCCGTGCTGGTCGCCGGCGGCACCGTCCATTTTCACGATGCGCGAAGCATGCACGAGGCCACCGAAGGGGCCTTGATGGTAGCGTCAGCTGCAAATGCTGTAGGGTTACATTTCATCTTGGCTACTGCACGAGGCTTTACGACAACCTTTACTTTTGGTGCGGTAAACCCCATCGTAAGCGTGGTTGAAGACATTTTATGCGTCGTTGCTATCGCCGCGGCCATACTGGTTCCTATTGCTGCAGCGGTCGTAGCGGTTATGCTAACATTAGTTTCGGTCAGGTTTATTCGTGCTTTTTTCCGTCTCGTACGAGAGCATCGAATGCGGGCGGCGGAAAACGCAGCTGGCATGGAAATAGGTCCTCTCATCTGA